Proteins found in one Pontibacter sp. SGAir0037 genomic segment:
- a CDS encoding RagB/SusD family nutrient uptake outer membrane protein has translation MNKLSIIKATLLVALFTVASACKDLDLAPIGSFTDANYWTTTEKADAVLNTAYSQMFRSDYFFYNEGMSDNAYNGRGDANGVASLAAGTYDPSLGRIKEEWNYHYQGIKTCHIILENIDNVTTMDPALMNRMKAEARFIRAYHYFQLMTWFGGVPLFERDLTIDEAKSISRSSREEVLSFVLRELDEVAAILPVNTAYADQNRGRVTKGAAVALKARALLYEGRWQEVVTTTEQLINGNEYGTYSLFPSYEGLFLPQNENNSEVILDLQFVPLDRAYNHFFDIAPLAVGARLNALAPTQELVDSYIMANGKRINQEGSGYSEENPYTNRDPRLTYTIVYHGYQWSRPNGTTTTIYTKPGSDPNSSALDEYRPGAVSSPTGYYIRKYYDPTSSTNFLSGLNLILIRYADVLLMHAEAKNELGQMNEAVWNQSVRALRERAGFTNPEALNYDGSLGQSGLRDVIRNERRTELAMEGLRIFDIRRWRIGDEVLNGWVHGAKFGSASVDNGYIRVNQRTFDENRHYLWPIPRDERALNPNLTQNPNW, from the coding sequence ATGAACAAATTATCAATCATAAAAGCGACTTTACTAGTTGCGCTGTTTACCGTTGCATCGGCTTGTAAAGATCTTGATCTGGCGCCGATAGGTAGCTTTACAGACGCTAATTACTGGACAACTACCGAAAAGGCAGATGCAGTTTTAAATACAGCTTATTCACAGATGTTCCGTAGTGATTATTTTTTCTATAACGAAGGTATGTCGGACAATGCCTATAATGGAAGAGGAGACGCCAATGGCGTAGCTTCTCTGGCTGCAGGTACCTATGATCCTTCGCTTGGTAGAATTAAAGAAGAATGGAATTATCATTACCAGGGCATCAAAACCTGCCATATAATACTGGAGAATATAGATAACGTTACAACCATGGATCCTGCCCTGATGAACAGAATGAAGGCAGAAGCCCGGTTTATACGCGCCTATCACTATTTCCAGCTAATGACCTGGTTTGGCGGTGTGCCTTTGTTTGAGCGTGACCTAACCATAGATGAGGCAAAATCAATTTCGAGAAGTTCTCGAGAAGAAGTGCTTTCTTTTGTCTTGAGAGAACTGGATGAAGTAGCGGCTATTTTACCTGTTAATACAGCTTATGCGGATCAGAACCGAGGAAGAGTAACTAAAGGCGCTGCTGTTGCGCTGAAAGCGCGCGCGTTGTTGTATGAAGGGCGCTGGCAGGAGGTGGTGACAACCACAGAACAATTGATAAATGGAAATGAGTATGGTACATACAGCCTGTTTCCATCTTATGAAGGACTGTTCCTGCCTCAGAACGAAAATAATAGTGAAGTAATACTTGACCTGCAGTTCGTGCCTCTGGATAGGGCATATAATCACTTTTTTGATATTGCTCCACTGGCAGTTGGTGCCAGGCTCAATGCCCTGGCACCGACGCAGGAACTGGTAGATAGCTACATCATGGCCAATGGTAAAAGGATTAATCAGGAAGGCTCAGGTTATAGTGAAGAAAATCCATATACCAATAGGGATCCACGGCTAACTTATACTATAGTGTATCATGGCTACCAGTGGAGCAGACCAAATGGTACAACCACAACTATTTATACCAAACCCGGCTCAGATCCTAATAGCTCAGCTTTAGATGAATACAGACCGGGTGCTGTAAGTTCGCCTACTGGGTATTACATCCGCAAGTATTACGACCCAACCTCATCTACGAACTTTTTATCCGGTCTGAACCTGATTCTGATTCGCTATGCGGATGTGCTGCTCATGCATGCAGAGGCTAAAAATGAGCTTGGGCAGATGAATGAGGCCGTGTGGAACCAGAGCGTAAGAGCATTGCGTGAACGTGCAGGCTTTACCAATCCGGAGGCACTGAACTATGATGGAAGTTTAGGGCAGTCAGGGTTGCGAGATGTGATCCGGAATGAGCGTCGTACAGAGTTGGCTATGGAAGGACTCCGCATCTTTGATATCCGCAGGTGGAGAATCGGAGATGAAGTACTAAATGGCTGGGTGCATGGGGCGAAATTCGGATCGGCTTCGGTTGATAATGGTTACATCAGGGTAAACCAAAGAACTTTTGATGAAAACAGGCATTACCTGTGGCCGATCCCACGTGATGAAAGAGCGCTTAACCCTAACCTCACTCAAAATCCTAACTGGTAG
- a CDS encoding SusE domain-containing protein, producing MKKHYNLFYFTCIAALLALVGCGKDKELDHTQVTEVTNLFTPENNKFIKLEPASGSAVFEWGKARAEDNGLVFYEVAFDEENGDFSDPLYTIEADNNGTGNTLTMSYSDLNQIADRAGIPAQSVGKVKWTVFSSKGINVKKSSVHHVLELERPEGFSEIPSALYLIGSATEAGEDLGNAIPFKQLRSGVFELYTSLKPGTYNFAASNSGSPTTYSISEGKMVEGGTTIVSGDEKVYRISLNMNNASATFTEIKSVGLWFSAEDKIWYNLPYVGNSTWEIKNAQVEFFQESWGRDERYKFRFTVVNAAGEESMEWFGSQNRDNSRPTSSSAPSYWFMYPVDGSRYDFSFKFNGDADRRNADIKVDFSATANNYTHSVTVK from the coding sequence ATGAAAAAACATTATAACCTATTTTACTTTACCTGTATTGCAGCCTTGTTGGCCTTAGTTGGTTGCGGGAAAGATAAAGAACTGGACCACACACAGGTTACCGAGGTAACCAATCTTTTTACTCCGGAAAATAACAAGTTTATAAAACTGGAGCCTGCTTCAGGAAGCGCTGTATTTGAGTGGGGCAAAGCCAGGGCAGAAGACAATGGCCTTGTATTTTATGAGGTAGCTTTCGATGAAGAAAACGGGGATTTCTCGGATCCACTTTATACCATAGAAGCAGATAATAATGGCACAGGTAATACGCTGACGATGAGCTATTCTGATCTAAACCAGATCGCTGACAGGGCAGGTATACCTGCTCAGAGCGTTGGTAAGGTTAAATGGACTGTCTTCTCTTCAAAGGGAATCAATGTAAAGAAATCAAGTGTACATCATGTATTAGAATTGGAACGCCCTGAAGGATTTAGTGAGATTCCTTCTGCCTTATACCTGATTGGTTCTGCTACAGAAGCTGGTGAAGACTTAGGCAATGCCATACCGTTCAAGCAATTAAGGTCAGGTGTTTTTGAACTTTATACTTCCCTTAAGCCAGGTACTTACAACTTTGCAGCTAGTAATAGTGGTTCACCAACGACTTATTCTATCAGCGAAGGTAAAATGGTAGAAGGTGGAACTACAATAGTTTCTGGTGATGAAAAAGTATACCGCATTTCCCTTAACATGAACAATGCTTCTGCCACATTCACAGAAATAAAATCCGTAGGCTTGTGGTTCTCGGCCGAAGATAAGATCTGGTATAATCTGCCTTATGTAGGTAACAGTACCTGGGAAATTAAAAATGCTCAGGTCGAATTCTTCCAGGAGTCATGGGGAAGAGATGAACGCTATAAGTTCCGCTTTACAGTTGTAAACGCAGCAGGTGAGGAGTCTATGGAATGGTTTGGAAGCCAGAACAGGGATAACAGCCGTCCTACAAGTAGTTCAGCTCCATCTTATTGGTTTATGTACCCGGTGGATGGTTCCCGCTACGACTTCTCTTTCAAGTTTAATGGAGATGCAGATCGTCGTAATGCTGATATTAAAGTAGACTTCAGTGCTACGGCTAACAATTATACCCACTCAGTAACTGTCAAATAA
- a CDS encoding glycoside hydrolase family 76 protein, protein MKRKATRFLLSIGLLSSMLIFSSCDEEPIPLYDRQTPVVTINWAATADSLQDKTYDVFLSTDGKYFVQNNTGNTFFNYWWNAHALDVLVDAYERTDDAAYVQRMKALLNGIKDKNNGQFPNEYYDDMEWLALSSLRAYDATGDAAFLDATTILWTDIKTGLNDNQGGGIAWRKSQLAYKNTPANAPAIILAARLYQLQEKEEDLELAKTLYTWLKSTLVDPATGIVWDGINRTGNGEIDKNWLFTYNQGVFIGAAEELYKITGEQAYLSDAVRTANTTMNNPELSPGGILRSENQGDGGLFKGILVRYLVRLVEQPNLAAADRSKIINFLKYNAETLYSKGIHRPSLMISPDWKTMPGNETDSSTQLSGLMLIEAMARLEELNLLG, encoded by the coding sequence ATGAAAAGAAAGGCAACACGATTTTTATTATCTATAGGACTCCTCTCATCCATGCTGATTTTTAGTTCATGCGATGAGGAGCCAATTCCACTGTATGACCGGCAAACACCTGTCGTAACTATCAACTGGGCTGCTACAGCCGACTCTTTGCAAGACAAAACTTACGATGTGTTTTTGTCAACAGACGGCAAATACTTTGTGCAAAATAACACAGGTAATACCTTCTTTAATTATTGGTGGAACGCGCATGCGCTGGATGTACTGGTAGATGCTTACGAAAGAACAGACGATGCCGCCTATGTACAGCGGATGAAGGCTCTGCTGAATGGTATCAAAGATAAGAACAACGGCCAGTTTCCGAACGAGTATTATGATGACATGGAGTGGCTTGCGCTTTCGAGTCTGCGTGCTTACGATGCCACCGGAGATGCTGCTTTTCTGGATGCGACCACTATCCTCTGGACAGATATAAAAACTGGCTTGAACGATAACCAAGGGGGAGGTATAGCCTGGCGAAAGTCGCAGTTGGCTTACAAAAACACACCGGCTAATGCCCCTGCTATTATTCTGGCAGCAAGGCTTTACCAGCTGCAAGAGAAAGAAGAAGATCTGGAGCTGGCAAAAACCCTTTACACCTGGCTAAAGTCTACCTTAGTAGATCCTGCCACAGGAATTGTATGGGACGGCATTAACAGAACCGGAAATGGCGAAATCGACAAAAATTGGTTGTTTACCTATAACCAGGGAGTGTTTATCGGAGCTGCAGAGGAGCTATACAAAATAACAGGAGAACAGGCTTATCTATCGGATGCAGTGCGTACAGCAAACACTACCATGAATAACCCGGAACTCTCGCCGGGAGGAATTCTGAGAAGCGAAAACCAGGGTGACGGAGGTTTATTCAAAGGTATTTTGGTGCGCTACCTGGTGCGTTTGGTAGAACAGCCTAATCTGGCTGCAGCAGATCGGAGCAAGATTATCAACTTCCTGAAGTATAATGCGGAAACGCTTTACAGCAAAGGCATACACAGGCCGTCCCTCATGATTAGCCCCGACTGGAAAACAATGCCGGGTAACGAAACAGATTCTTCTACACAGTTATCCGGGCTGATGCTCATAGAGGCAATGGCCAGGTTAGAAGAGCTCAACCTACTGGGTTAG
- a CDS encoding GH92 family glycosyl hydrolase: protein MTLQKNILLFLILLSLGACVRTGQQGNTVAGYDEASLSKGYTKYVNTLIGTAPLQDPKIVGYIPPENWRVWAGLVYPGSSLPNAMVQLSPITEFGSGAGYEYEDTVIYAFTHTNKGHWNLCNIPVLPISGVAKDGFGSRFSHDKEEVAPGFYSVLLQDYDVQVNLTSTLRTGYHQYVYQNGNEKQILFNLSKANNRVREWTIEQVGTNAVQGFQDVGEDKIYFYASMNQEITNLDVQRKGERDGYALLRLKNGSDNIVEMKIGLSFVSAANAKENLEVEIGNKSFAQVRKEADGVWEKQLSKIEVKGGTEKQKELFYTSLYRAFLWPALRSDVNGEYSDVKNNTVKADFNYYTVPSLWDTYRNKLVLLGIFSPQVTTDVIKSMNDIGDKRGFMPTFFHGDHAAPFITGTYLRGIDGFDVKKSYELLLRNANEEGGTRPHIKEYIEKGFISDPDVANPHVETKAKAGVSKTLEYAYDDYSLAQLAKALGDSDNYKVLMQRSGNYKNMFDPKTRFMRGRLENGEWVKNFNPQYPYYEYMYREANAWQLSFFAPHDMQGLVKLYGGAKGFETKLDSLFTLPWNPTYVARNVESMIGQYCHGNQPDHEAPFSYHFIGKPEKSQQMIDKILEELYGIGEHGLALCGMDDAGEMSSWYVFTALGLYPFSPADTEYIVTVPIFDEVRWKQENGKELVIKKPAPGRAMKNILVNGKSQNTYFVSHDLFRNGGEVSILTGE, encoded by the coding sequence ATGACTTTACAGAAAAATATTCTTCTTTTTTTAATTCTCTTATCTCTTGGAGCTTGTGTAAGAACAGGCCAGCAAGGGAACACCGTTGCAGGCTATGATGAAGCAAGCCTGAGCAAAGGATACACCAAATATGTAAATACCCTGATAGGCACTGCACCGCTGCAAGATCCTAAAATTGTAGGTTATATTCCGCCCGAAAACTGGCGTGTATGGGCAGGACTGGTATACCCTGGCAGTTCGTTGCCCAATGCCATGGTACAGTTAAGCCCGATTACCGAATTTGGCTCGGGTGCGGGATATGAATACGAAGATACCGTAATTTATGCGTTTACACATACGAATAAAGGGCACTGGAACCTTTGTAACATTCCTGTGCTCCCAATATCTGGCGTAGCAAAAGATGGCTTTGGTTCACGATTTTCACATGATAAAGAAGAAGTAGCACCAGGCTTTTACAGTGTATTGCTTCAGGATTATGACGTTCAGGTAAATCTCACCTCTACACTCCGAACTGGTTATCACCAGTATGTTTATCAGAACGGAAATGAAAAACAGATTCTATTTAACTTATCGAAGGCAAACAATAGGGTGCGGGAGTGGACTATTGAACAGGTAGGAACTAACGCCGTGCAAGGTTTTCAGGATGTGGGAGAGGATAAGATATATTTTTATGCTTCCATGAATCAGGAAATAACTAACCTGGATGTGCAGCGAAAAGGAGAAAGAGACGGGTATGCACTGCTGCGCCTGAAAAACGGCAGTGACAATATAGTAGAGATGAAGATTGGCTTATCGTTTGTAAGTGCCGCCAATGCAAAAGAAAACCTGGAGGTAGAAATCGGGAATAAATCATTTGCACAGGTTAGAAAAGAGGCAGATGGCGTATGGGAGAAACAGCTCTCTAAAATAGAGGTGAAAGGTGGTACAGAAAAACAGAAAGAGCTTTTTTATACTTCCTTGTACAGAGCATTTTTATGGCCGGCGCTTCGTAGCGATGTGAACGGAGAGTACAGTGATGTAAAGAACAACACGGTTAAAGCGGATTTCAATTACTACACTGTTCCTTCTTTATGGGATACATACCGCAATAAACTGGTACTGCTTGGTATCTTCTCTCCACAGGTAACCACCGATGTTATCAAATCCATGAACGACATAGGAGATAAACGTGGCTTTATGCCTACATTCTTTCATGGAGATCATGCGGCACCCTTTATTACAGGTACTTACCTGCGTGGCATAGATGGTTTCGATGTAAAGAAATCCTATGAACTGCTGCTCCGCAATGCCAACGAGGAAGGCGGTACTCGTCCGCATATCAAGGAATACATAGAGAAAGGCTTTATTTCTGACCCCGATGTGGCCAATCCACATGTGGAAACAAAGGCAAAGGCAGGTGTTTCTAAAACACTGGAATATGCCTACGACGATTACTCGCTGGCCCAGCTGGCGAAGGCATTAGGCGATTCGGATAACTATAAAGTCTTAATGCAGCGGTCGGGCAACTACAAGAATATGTTCGATCCTAAAACCAGGTTTATGCGAGGCAGGCTGGAGAATGGGGAGTGGGTGAAGAACTTTAACCCGCAGTATCCTTACTACGAGTACATGTACCGAGAGGCAAACGCCTGGCAGCTTTCTTTCTTTGCACCACATGATATGCAGGGCCTGGTAAAACTTTACGGCGGTGCTAAGGGCTTTGAAACCAAACTGGACTCTTTGTTCACGCTGCCATGGAACCCTACATATGTTGCCAGAAATGTGGAAAGTATGATTGGGCAGTACTGCCATGGTAACCAGCCAGACCACGAGGCGCCGTTCTCCTATCATTTTATTGGTAAGCCAGAAAAATCTCAGCAGATGATCGATAAAATATTAGAGGAGCTTTACGGCATTGGAGAGCATGGCCTTGCTCTTTGCGGCATGGACGATGCCGGTGAAATGTCTTCCTGGTACGTGTTTACTGCTTTAGGATTATATCCTTTCTCTCCGGCAGATACAGAGTACATAGTAACAGTTCCTATTTTTGACGAGGTGCGCTGGAAGCAGGAAAACGGGAAAGAACTGGTAATCAAAAAGCCTGCTCCCGGTAGAGCCATGAAGAACATCCTGGTAAACGGCAAGTCTCAAAATACCTATTTCGTATCTCACGACCTTTTCAGGAATGGGGGAGAGGTTAGTATTCTAACGGGGGAGTAG
- the queF gene encoding preQ(1) synthase, translated as MNSTEQIDIKEQLKDSYRQALEHTSSALDYMAEYGIKPDGKFGLFFAPSTRQQEIHIMPYKHTAKQVVVYETETGEFSALCPFSGLPDFGTLRVEYIPGSHILELKSLKYYILSWRNIGSAQEDITAYIYEDLKKALKDPAYLIVTTVYNVRGGINTTCSVDSRAQ; from the coding sequence ATGAACAGCACAGAACAGATAGATATTAAAGAGCAGCTAAAAGATTCATACAGACAAGCATTAGAGCACACCAGCAGCGCTCTTGATTATATGGCCGAGTATGGCATTAAGCCGGATGGTAAATTTGGATTATTTTTTGCACCAAGTACCCGCCAGCAGGAAATCCATATTATGCCTTATAAGCATACAGCCAAGCAAGTGGTGGTATACGAAACAGAAACAGGAGAATTTTCTGCCCTTTGTCCTTTTTCAGGTCTGCCTGATTTCGGAACGCTACGGGTTGAATATATACCAGGCTCACACATTCTGGAGTTAAAAAGCCTGAAGTATTATATTTTATCCTGGAGAAACATTGGATCGGCACAGGAGGATATTACAGCCTATATTTACGAAGACCTGAAAAAGGCGCTCAAAGATCCCGCATATCTTATTGTAACAACAGTTTATAATGTTCGCGGAGGTATAAACACCACCTGCAGCGTAGATAGCAGGGCGCAGTAA
- the queC gene encoding 7-cyano-7-deazaguanine synthase QueC has protein sequence MSNFSESALVLFSGGQDSTTCLFWAKEQFKHVEALGFKYGQKHEVELKQAQIIAEKAQVSFRVIDISGMLQGSALTEHDKDVSAQHELNANLPAAFVPGRNAVFLSIAISHAFTRNITDIVGGMCQADYSGYPDCRRVFIDSLQTSMSLALDKDIRIHTPLMYKSKAEAWKLAKELKVLDIVRDLSHTDYNGDRTTYNEWGYGKLDNPASVLRAKGYEEAKAKGWLD, from the coding sequence ATGTCTAATTTTTCAGAGTCGGCCTTGGTTCTTTTTTCAGGTGGACAGGATTCTACCACCTGCCTGTTTTGGGCGAAAGAACAGTTTAAGCATGTGGAAGCGCTTGGCTTTAAGTACGGCCAGAAACATGAAGTAGAACTAAAGCAGGCGCAGATAATTGCTGAGAAAGCCCAGGTATCCTTCCGGGTTATTGATATCAGTGGAATGCTGCAGGGCTCTGCGCTCACAGAGCATGACAAGGACGTATCGGCGCAGCATGAGTTAAATGCAAATTTACCGGCTGCTTTTGTACCCGGCAGAAATGCCGTTTTCCTTTCCATAGCGATCAGCCACGCGTTCACCAGGAACATAACTGATATAGTAGGAGGAATGTGCCAGGCCGATTATTCCGGGTATCCGGATTGCCGCCGGGTCTTTATTGATTCACTTCAAACATCTATGTCGCTTGCTTTGGATAAAGACATCAGAATTCATACACCGCTGATGTATAAGAGCAAAGCTGAGGCCTGGAAGCTGGCAAAGGAACTTAAGGTGCTGGATATTGTTCGGGATTTATCACATACCGACTACAACGGCGACCGGACCACCTACAACGAGTGGGGATATGGAAAACTGGATAATCCTGCATCTGTTTTACGGGCAAAGGGTTACGAAGAGGCTAAAGCAAAAGGGTGGTTAGATTAA
- a CDS encoding 7-carboxy-7-deazaguanine synthase QueE: MAEGIELKETTYRVKSVWKTLQGEGVFAGRPAVFVRMVGCNLWSGYDETRERDAARTGASCPRWCDTDFTKEGSAVYTAASLAEEMSLIGGDIKFCVVTGGEPLLQLDAKLMQALHQKGFFVAIETNGTVQLQDACWDEEAGSIIAPDWIVCSPKLPEEQLTIEYFDELKLVLPSYTPMEYATFAQRQRQNYVQNSQLPLLWLQPEDGTRLQEATKMAIDLALDNPAWRVSVQTHKILNVE, encoded by the coding sequence GTGGCAGAAGGAATAGAATTGAAGGAAACAACTTACAGAGTGAAGTCAGTCTGGAAAACTTTACAGGGTGAAGGAGTTTTTGCAGGAAGACCAGCTGTGTTTGTACGTATGGTTGGCTGCAATTTGTGGTCGGGCTACGATGAAACCCGCGAAAGAGATGCCGCACGTACCGGAGCCAGTTGCCCCCGTTGGTGCGATACAGATTTTACAAAAGAAGGAAGCGCGGTATATACTGCTGCCAGTCTGGCTGAAGAAATGAGTCTTATTGGAGGCGATATAAAGTTTTGTGTGGTAACAGGGGGTGAACCTTTACTGCAGTTGGATGCAAAACTGATGCAGGCGCTCCACCAGAAAGGTTTTTTTGTGGCAATAGAAACCAACGGTACTGTGCAGCTACAGGATGCCTGCTGGGATGAGGAGGCAGGAAGCATTATAGCGCCAGACTGGATTGTTTGCAGCCCTAAGCTACCGGAAGAGCAGCTTACAATTGAATATTTTGATGAGTTGAAGCTGGTGCTGCCCAGCTATACACCCATGGAGTATGCCACATTTGCGCAGCGCCAGAGGCAAAATTATGTGCAGAACAGCCAGCTGCCGCTGCTGTGGTTGCAACCGGAAGATGGCACCCGACTTCAGGAAGCAACTAAAATGGCAATCGACCTAGCTTTAGATAACCCGGCCTGGCGGGTTTCGGTGCAAACACACAAGATTCTGAATGTAGAGTAA
- a CDS encoding calcineurin-like phosphoesterase family protein, translated as MSQQRRTFLKSLGLAGVGLTLSPAVLQAKPKKSANGKDLSAVALSGKVASAGKGIAGVAVTDGINIVLTDSKGNYELESNATAEFVYISIPRGYAFTNEKGITRFFKKIEAAKGRFKADFELQKLTQNDTKHNFIVWADPQMISKADAKLLKAESAPDTRKLIESYGPDALFHGIGCGDLVWDKFELFEDYKEAVATTGIPYFQVIGNHDMDLTARTDDYSGETFKGLFGPTYYSFNRGEIHYVVLDDVFFIGTAKKYIGYLTEKQLAWLEQDLAQVKKGTTVVVSLHIPAYNKQHVRNKDKEEPLGGVVSNRKELYRLLEPFKAHIMSGHTHFNEKVFEGNTIEHVHGTVCGAWWTGPICTDGTPSGYGVYEVDGNDIKWYYKSVGHGKNHQLKIYPKGSLTDRPDEIVVNVWNWDPEWKVEWFEDGKKMGAMKQETALDPLSIELHAGAQLPAKHKWVDPVLTDHLFFAKPSKGSGTIQVQATDRFNNVYKAELSLKA; from the coding sequence ATGTCACAACAAAGAAGAACCTTTCTTAAATCGCTTGGCCTGGCTGGCGTAGGACTTACGCTTTCACCGGCTGTTCTGCAGGCAAAGCCTAAGAAATCAGCAAATGGTAAAGACCTTTCGGCTGTTGCCCTAAGCGGCAAAGTAGCATCGGCAGGGAAAGGTATTGCAGGAGTAGCCGTAACAGATGGTATAAACATTGTACTTACCGATTCCAAAGGAAATTACGAATTGGAAAGTAATGCAACAGCAGAATTTGTGTATATCTCTATCCCTCGGGGCTATGCTTTCACCAATGAAAAAGGAATTACCAGGTTCTTTAAAAAGATAGAAGCAGCAAAAGGTCGTTTTAAGGCTGATTTTGAACTGCAAAAATTAACCCAGAACGATACCAAACACAATTTTATTGTTTGGGCAGATCCGCAGATGATCTCCAAGGCAGATGCCAAGCTACTTAAAGCGGAATCGGCACCGGACACCAGAAAGCTGATAGAAAGCTATGGTCCTGATGCCCTTTTCCACGGCATCGGCTGCGGTGACCTGGTATGGGACAAGTTCGAGCTGTTCGAAGATTACAAAGAAGCTGTTGCGACCACTGGTATTCCTTATTTCCAGGTAATCGGTAACCACGACATGGACCTTACTGCCAGAACCGACGATTATTCCGGTGAAACATTCAAAGGGTTGTTCGGCCCCACCTATTACTCTTTTAACAGGGGCGAAATCCACTATGTGGTATTGGATGACGTTTTCTTTATTGGTACAGCAAAAAAGTATATCGGCTATTTAACCGAGAAACAGCTGGCCTGGCTGGAGCAGGATCTGGCACAGGTAAAAAAAGGAACTACGGTGGTAGTTAGCCTGCACATTCCGGCTTATAACAAGCAGCATGTGCGCAATAAAGATAAAGAAGAACCTCTGGGTGGAGTAGTATCGAACAGAAAAGAGCTGTACCGCCTGCTGGAGCCATTTAAGGCGCACATCATGTCGGGCCATACGCACTTTAACGAGAAGGTATTTGAAGGGAACACAATTGAACACGTACATGGTACTGTGTGTGGCGCCTGGTGGACCGGCCCTATCTGCACAGATGGAACACCAAGTGGCTACGGCGTATACGAAGTAGATGGCAACGACATTAAGTGGTACTACAAATCGGTAGGACATGGAAAAAACCACCAGTTAAAAATATACCCGAAAGGCAGCCTGACCGACAGACCTGATGAAATTGTGGTAAATGTATGGAACTGGGACCCTGAATGGAAAGTAGAATGGTTTGAAGATGGCAAGAAAATGGGTGCCATGAAACAAGAGACCGCACTTGATCCCCTTTCTATAGAGCTACATGCAGGTGCTCAGCTTCCGGCTAAACACAAATGGGTAGATCCTGTTCTAACTGATCATTTGTTCTTTGCAAAACCCTCTAAAGGCTCAGGCACCATACAGGTGCAGGCGACAGACAGGTTTAACAATGTTTACAAAGCGGAACTCAGCCTGAAAGCATAG